CTGAAAGAACGCCTGAATATTTGAGAAAGGATGATAAATTCTTACATGGGTTTCAAATATGGATTGGCTTGCCAAAGGAGTTAGAACAATCGGATCCCTCCTTTCATCACATCAATAAAGAAGAAATCCCAACTTGGGAAGAGAGCGGTATCGCCTACAAATTAATCGCAGGAGAAATCATTGGCAAAAAGTCTCCGGTGCCGACTCATAGTCCATTATATTTCCTAGAAATCAGCACGAAAGAAGCGCAAAAAATCACTATTGGAGATAAATTATTTGGGGAGGTAGGGATGTATGTTCTATCCGGATCAGTAAAAATTGAGGGGAATGATTATGGTAGCAAGCAGCTACTTGTGGCCAAAAATGCTTCCCTCTGTGAATTTGATACAAATGGAGAGACGACGCTCTATCTTTTTGGTGGTGATCCTTTTCCGGAAGAGCGTTTTATGTTTTGGAACTTTGTACATTCCGATAAAGAGGTTTTAGAGCAAGCGAAAAAAAACTGGAAAGAACAGAACCTGGAGGCTTTCCCAAAAATCCCGAATGATGATCAAGAATTTGTTCCTCTCCCAGAAAGCAAGTTCAAAATGAAATCATAAGCTCTTTCTCCCAAATCAAGAACTTTTGAGCTAAAAGGAATTTTTGAA
Above is a window of Algoriphagus machipongonensis DNA encoding:
- a CDS encoding pirin family protein — encoded protein: MQSNIGLVLEEKATSIGNFMVGRLLPFKQKRAVGPFLFIDHMGPACLKEHQNVDVPPHPHIGISTLTYLFEGSIFHRDSLGNAIEIKPGEVNWMTAGKGVVHSERTPEYLRKDDKFLHGFQIWIGLPKELEQSDPSFHHINKEEIPTWEESGIAYKLIAGEIIGKKSPVPTHSPLYFLEISTKEAQKITIGDKLFGEVGMYVLSGSVKIEGNDYGSKQLLVAKNASLCEFDTNGETTLYLFGGDPFPEERFMFWNFVHSDKEVLEQAKKNWKEQNLEAFPKIPNDDQEFVPLPESKFKMKS